Proteins from one Camelina sativa cultivar DH55 chromosome 8, Cs, whole genome shotgun sequence genomic window:
- the LOC104705623 gene encoding polyamine oxidase 1, protein MSTTASVIIIGAGISGISAAKVLVENGVEDVLILEATDRIGGRIQKQNFGDVPVELGAGWIAGVGGKESNPVWELASRSNLRTCFSDYTNARFNIYDRSGEIFPTGIAADSYKKAVDSAISKLKSLEAHECAGQLAEEVPSPPKTPIELAIDFILHDFEMAEVEPISTYVDFGEREFLVADERGYECLLYKMAEEFLFTSHGNILDNRLKLNQVVREVQQSRNGVVVKTEDGSVYEANYVIVSASIGVLQSNLLSFQPPLPRWKTEAIQKCDVMVYTKIFLKFPHCFWPCGPGQEFFIYAHELRGYFTFWQHMENAYPGSNILVVTLTNEQSKRVEAQSDQETLKEAMSVLRDMFGSTIPYATDILVPRWWNNRFQRGSYSNYPMISDNKLLQNIKAPVGRIFFTGERTSEKFSGYVHGGYLAGMETSKSLLEEMKQSLLLQPLLAFTESLTLTQQTPNSQIYPNVNFISGRS, encoded by the exons ATGTCGACGACCGCCTCCGTCATCATCATCGGCGCCGGAATCTCCG GTATATCTGCGGCGAAGGTGCTCGTCGAGAACGGAGTAGAAGACGTGTTGATACTAGAGGCTACGGATCGGATCGGTGGAAGAATACAGAAGCAAAACTTCGGTGACGTGCCGGTTGAGCTAGGCGCCGGTTGGATAGCAGGTGTCGGTGGTAAAGAGTCCAACCCTGTTTGGGAGCTCGCCTCGCGTTCTAACCTCCGTACTTGCTTTTCCGATTACACCAATGCTCGTTTTAACATTTACGATCGAAG TGGTGAAATCTTCCCGACTGGTATCGCAGCTGATTCGTATAAGAAAGCTGTTGACTCTGCCATTTCCAAGCTAAAGAGTCTTGAAGCTCATGAATGTGCTGGTCAATTAGCTGAAGAAGTTCCTTC GCCACCGAAGACGCCAATAGAACTCGCCATTGACTTTATCCTGCATGACTTCGAGATGGCAG AGGTTGAGCCAATATCAACTTATGTAGACTTTGGTGAAAGAGAGTTCTTGGTTGCTGATGAAAGAGGCTATGAATGTTTACTCTATAAGATGGCCGAGGAGTTTCTCTTTACCTCGCATGGAAACATCTTGGACAACCGCCTCAAATTAAACCAG GTGGTTAGGGAGGTGCAACAGTCTAGGAATGGGGTAGTGGTGAAGACAGAGGATGGTTCCGTATACGAAGCTAATTATGTGATTGTGTCTGCGAGTATAGGTGTTCTTCAATCCAATCTTCTCTCCTTCCAGCCTCCTTTACCC aGATGGAAAACAGAAGCTATACAAAAATGTGACGTGATGGTGTACACGAAGATCTTCCTCAAATTCCCTCATTGTTTCTGGCCTTGTGGTCCTGGTCAAGAGTTTTTCATCTATGCGCACGAACTACGCGGCTACTTCACCTTTTGGCAG CACATGGAAAATGCGTACCCGGGTTCTAATATTCTGGTGGTGACGTTGACTAATGAACAGTCTAAGCGCGTAGAAGCTCAATCAGACCAGGAGACACTGAAAGAGGCAATGAGTGTTCTCAGGGACATGTTTGGGTCTACCATTCCTTACGCAACCGATATTCTTGTCCCCAGGTGGTGGAACAACCGGTTTCAACGCGGTAGCTACAGTAATTACCCTATGATATCTGATAACAAGCTCCTGCAAAATATCAAG GCCCCAGTTGGACGAATATTTTTCACAGGAGAACGCACAAGTGAAAAGTTCAGTGGGTATGTACATGGAGGATACCTTGCAGGTATGGAGACAAGTAAATCTTTGTTGGAAGAGATGAAGCAGAGTTTGTTGTTACAACCTTTACTGGCCTTCACCGAGTCTCTAACGCTAACACAACAGACTCCTAACTCTCAAATATACCCAAATGTCAATTTTATCTCAGGCAGAAGTTAG